The DNA segment GCGGCGGTCTGGCTCTGGCCGGTGCCGCGGAAGGCTCCGCCCTCCGGCTTCTTCTCCCATTTCCATGATTCCGGTTTCAGATACCAGGTGCGCACCGCCCGGTAGAAGTCGCGGGAAATGCCGCCGATGACGTGTTTGTTGCCGATGTCCGTCTGGCCCAGGCCGCCGGTGGTCAGTCCGCCGATCCGGTCGGATGGCTCGATCACCACCACGCTGCGGCCCATCTTCTTTGCTTGTACCGCCGCCGCGACCGCAGCGCTGGATCCGCCGTAGATGACGAGGTCGTATTTCTCCGGCTCCGCGCCGAATCCGGTGCTGGCCAGCAGCAGGCTTGAAAGGGTGAAGGTCGGTATGAGTTTGTGCATGGGTTCGCTTGTGGGGTTTCTGTTGGATGATGTGAAAAAGGGGCCGTTACCTACGGCGGGCACGCCGGTTGCTTTCAGATCGCCGGGGCGGTTGGAAAAACCGGTGGATTTTCCAACCATGCCGCCCTTCTGCCGTGCCGGAGACCATCAGCGCCATGGCAAACGTGCCGTTCCACGGGAAAGCGGCATACCTTGCCGGAAAACGGAACGCGCCGGTGCCGGTTTCGCCACGAAGCTGTGGATGTTGTTTCCAAAGCCGCGCACGGCGGCTAAGGTGCGGCGCGCGGAAAGAAGACACCGCAGGATCACCGTGAATCTGGTCGAACTCGCCCAACGCCTCAAGGACGCCCGCCTCCAGCGGGGACTCACTCTGGATGAAGTGTCGGAACGATCCGGACTGGCCAAAGGCCTGCTGTCGAAGGTGGAGAACTTCCGCGTGACCCCGACGCTCATCACCCTGTCAAAGCTGACCGAGGCGCTGGGCCTGAAGCTTTCCGACCTGCTGGACGGACTGGATGAAAAGCCGTCCATCAGCGTGGTGCGGCGCGGGGAACGGCAGATCATCGAGCGCAACCGCGCGCAGACGGACGACCCGCGGCTCAACAACTACTATGAGTCCCTCGTCGCCCGCGGGGCGGACCGCGTGATGGAGCCGTTCGAGATCCGCGTGCCTGCCAACGGCGGCAGGCAGGAGGCGCTGCAGCATGAGGGGGAGGAGTTCCTCATGGTGCTGGAAGGGGAGGTGAAATTCCTTTTCGGGGATGAGATCATCGCTCTGAAGGAAGGGGACAGCATCTACTTCGATGCGGAGGCGAACCACCGCCTCTACAATGACACGGCGGAGGACGCCCGCGTCGTCAGCGTGATGTGCTTCGGCGGGCGTTCGCGCAGGTAGCCTTGGATGGCACGCGTCAATCGATGAAGATGCGGTAGAAGGCGGCTGGGTCGGCGGAGGCATCCTGGAGGAGTATGGGGGAACCGGTGCCTGGCACGGGGTCCCCGATGTTGTCCCAGCCGGAGGGCTTCAGATCGGTGGAACGCTGGAGCTGGTAGCTGCGCCCGCTTTCGGTGCCGAAGGTAAGGTTTACAGTGCCGGAAGTGATGGAAATGGCGACCGATGGGACCAGCGGGGCGCCGTCCGGGGCACCGGTGCCGAGCGGCGCGGTCCCGATGCTTTCTCCGGCGGAGTTCTTCGCGATGATGATGTAGAAATAGCGGCTGCCCGGAGTGATGTTGGTGTCGGTGAACCAAGTGTTCGCGGGATTGGCGATGGCTTCGTAAGGGCCGTCCACGGACTCCGCGCGGCGGATCTCATAGCTGGTGGCACCGGAGGAAAGCTGCCAGTAAAGGGAAACCTGTGCCTCACCTTCCACGGCGGCCACACTGGCAGGGGTGGCGGGAGAGGCCACCGGGGCCGCCGTAACAGCGATGGCGTTGGCAACGGGGCGGAGAGGGTCGGAGGCGGGGACGTTCATGACCGTTCCGCCTCCAGCATTCGACCACAGCGTGGTGGAGCCGCCGCCGTCGTAGTTGGTCGCGTATTTGATCCAGCCGAGGGAGTCGATGTAGGTCTGGAGTTCAGGGATGGTCATCCCTGCGGAGGCTGATGTCCGGCCATCGACGGCGATGAGGAGAAGCCGGTTGTCATACGTCCAGGCGGCTGCGGTCCGGGGATGGCGGACGCTGGCGAAGTCGGTGTCCCCCGGATCATAGTCGGTCCATCGGACGCCATCGCGGAACAGCCATGGCCCGGTGGACATGATGTTGGCATCGTCGAGGCTCTCCCATCCGTCGCCGGGTTTCTGCACCATCCGGACACTGTTCGGGGTGCCCAGGCCGTCATCCGTGACGGCCTGTTGATCCTGTGCGTTGTCGGTCGGATTGATGAGGGTGCCGCCCGCCTTGAAGTATTGGATGGATCCGGAACCGTTGAAGAACTGCCCGTTGATGGCAGCCACGGCCCCGGAGACCGTTCCTGCGAACTGCGGGACGGTGCGGAGGCTGCCGTTGGCATGGGGGAAGGCCAGACGGGGGGAGGGATCGTTCAGGTTGATCTCGGTGACGAAGACGTTCTGCTTCGATGAGAAGAGATTCGAGTGGGTGAATTTCTTGTAAACCACGCCCTGCCCCAACTGGGTGGTGGTCACCGGTGCGGCGATGGGCGTCACCTCAAGAGGGCTTGCGGTGATGACGATGTTATCGATGTCCACCACCCCCGGGGATGCACCGCCGGGCACCGCGATGGTCTGGATGCGCAGCCGGGCAAGGGGGCCGTCGAAGCCGTTGCGCCAGGGGATCCTCCAGCCGGTGAGCGTTCCATCGATGTAGAGATCATAGGTGCGTGCGTTGGGGCCGCTGTAGTGGTGGATGAGTTCGTAGTGATGCCATTCCGTATCGAGGTTGGAGTCATCGATCGCGTAATAGTTGGTATTGTCGAAATAGCTGATCTTGTTCGGCGTCAGGCCGAACTGGAGGAACCCTGCCATCAGCGTGTTGTTGGTGCTGTCCGGCATGACAGCGATGTCCAGCGTGCGGTGGCCGGCCTCGGAAACGCGGGCGTCGAACGCCACTTTCAGAACGCCGTCGGCCAGCGGTGGGAAATAAAGATAGTCCGCCCGCGCGCCGCCGCCCTGGGGGCGCCGCAGCACCTTTTCATATCCCGGTTCTCCGGTATTGATGATCAGTGCCTGGTTCGCGCCGACCTGCGGCTGCCAGATTGAGGAACCATGGGTGGTGGGCTGGAAATCACCGGTGGGATAGATGCTGTTGTCGGTGAATCCGCCGGTGTCGGAAAGGGCGAGCGGGGTCCCGAGGGTATGGAAATGATAGGTCCGGGTGGTGGATAGCCCGTGAGCGCTGCTGGAGGTGATGGTGGCGTGGTAGCTCTGGTGGGGGACCAGGCCGGAGATGGAGGCCTCCAGGTTTCCGGGAGTGCCGCCGAAGGAGAGCCTGCCGTTGGCCGGTGTGCCGTTGAGGGACAAGGTGACATCCGCAGGGGCTATGGAGAGACCGGGATACGGGCGGACCGTGAACTCGAAATGCGCCGCCGGGTGGAGGTAGCTTCCATTCCGCGTGACCGCGGCTATCTCCGGTGCGGGTTCCCGGGTGGTGAAGCGGTAGGTGCGGACGAGGGTATTCCCTCCGGCATCGATGGTGACGATGGCTTCATGGTCGTTGCCGGGGGTCAGGCCGGTGATGGAGATCTCGCGCGCCTGAGGTGTGCCGCCGAAGGAAAGGCGGCTGGTCGCGTCCTGCCCGTCCAGCATGAGGGTGACGTTTCCGGCATGGATCTCCACGGGAGACTCCACGCCAAAAATAAAGTCCGCACCGGGGAGCAGGTAGGAATTTTCCGGAGTGATGACGGTGAACCTGAACGGAGTTTCCGAAATGATGAGGCCGATGTCATCCAGCCCGATGCGGGCGGAGACGGGGACGGTGGTTCCGGACTGGAACGCTTCCAGTTGGATGCCCTGCACCGCAAGGCCGGAGGGGGCGGTGAAACCGAAAAAGACGTTTTCCCCCCGGGTGCCGGACAGCCCGCTGGTGACCACCTCGGTGGAGCCGTCGGAGAAGGTCGCGGTGGCGCGGAGGTCCAGGGGGAAGACGTTCCCATCCGCAGCGGCGTTTGTCCGCGACATGGCGACGAATCCCACCCCGCTGACGAAGTTGCTTTCGAGGGTCTCTCCACCCGGCACGCCCCGGACCGGACCGAAGCTCATGCTGTAGTCTCCGGGCGTGGAGTTCGTGGTGGTCCCGCGGGTTCCGGAACTGGCCGTATAGGTGGCGCCGTTGTTGAACGCCTGCATGCCCCTGCTGAAGGTGACCTGGAAGTCCTTCGACGCCGTCGTCCCCCTCAGGACGGTGGTGTTTGCGGTGATGGCGGTGGTGGATGGGAAGTCAAACACGCCACCGGCGGATGCGCCGAAAGCCGCCGACATCGCGGTGTTGAAAGAAGCCAGATCATTGCCGGGGACGGCGCTGGCACTGCCGACGATGTTGCCGGCATCTCCGAACTGGCCCACCAGGGGTTGGGTCAAGGTGGTCTGCGCACCGGCCTCCGTGATGAGCAGCCACGCTGCGAGTGAAGCCATCAACGTCCATTCTGATCCTCGGGTTTTCATGGGTTCTCAAAACGGGGAAAGGTGGGTTCAGACCTTTCCTCCGGAAAACCGGACGGAGATGGGTTTTTGTCCGGTATCCCATTCCAACGGAAGCAGCGGGAAGAGGCAATACCCCTGAAGTGGCATGTCGTGGTGCCACTTTCGGGTGATCTCATGGCGGAGGATCATCCGCCACATGGGATCAGCGGACGGCGCGGTAGCCCTTGCCGGGATGCTTCGTGCTGTTCATGGCGGGGCCCTGTCCGTCCCACGCCGGATTCGGGCTGGAGATTCCCGCTTCCTCCGCGGTCTTCACCACCACGGTGCCGGTGCCGTCGTATTTTCCGATGGCCGCTCCGACCTTCGCATCTCCGGTCACCAACAGGCAGTTGTTCAGGGTGAGGGGGCCTGGGGCCTTGTCCTCGATCTCCACGGAAGCGTGCCGGTGGCCGATGAAGGTGCAATTATCAAGGATGACGGGGCCACCCTTCGTCCACAGGCCGGTCTGCGACCAGCCGCCGAAGCAGTTCTTCAACGTCGCGTTGTGCCACAGCCGGAAGTCCCGCCGGTGGCCGGTGGCGATGCAGTCGGTCAGCTTCACATCCTTCACCTTCAGGTCGAAGCCGCCGTCCTGGTTGCGCAGCGCGCGGCAACGGGTATAGGTCACATCCTGCGAGTTGCCCTCCGCCACGAAGCCATCTCCGTTGGTGTACTTCACCGTCTGGTTGGACTTGATGTTGTTCGTCGCCAGGCAGTCCTCGAAGACAAAGGAGGTGTTCGGCTCGCCGCCGTTGTTGAGCAGGAAGCCGAAGGTGAAGACCTCCGTCTTCGTCTCCCAGACGGCGTCTCCCTCGGAACAGTCGGCGGTGCATTTGCTGACCTTCACACGGTCGCAGCCCTGCTCGAAGCGGAAGCCGTGCTTGCTGTAACGCTTCATGTCGCAGCCGGTGAAGACCAGGTCATCGCAGTCGGACAGGTAGAAGCCGTGACGCATCTGCTGCATATCCAAGTTGTCGAAGACCAGGCCGGAGCGCGGGGCATCCTTTGCCGGGTTCGCCCGCACGACGAAGCAGTAGTTGCGGACCGACAGATCCTTGAACACCACATGGGAGAGCCCCGGTGCCAGGGTGATGGCGGTGGCGCCTTTGTCCGGCTTCTCGATCGTCCAGTTGGAGGAGAACACCGCGCCCGGCGCACCGAGGATCACCTTCGGCTTTTCCTCCGTGCCGCCCTTGGCAAGGTTCAGCGACAGGCCATGGTAGTCACCGGCGGAGAAGAGGAGCCGGTCACCCGCTTGCAGCGTGTCGTTGAAGAGCGCGGATGCCGATGCCCCGGGAGCCGCGTTCGCCGCGCTGCCGCCGTCCTTCGTCCCGGACCCGGCAGGGGAGACATGAAAGTCCGCAGCGAGCGCGGAACCGGCCAGAAGAACGGAAAGAACAACGCAAGATGGGTTTTGCATGCAATTCATACGTCCAACGTATGAACGATCCTTCCGGGAACTCCATCTTTTTTCGGAGAGGGGTCACTCCAGGGTATCCGCGCCTTTGCCGAGGTTCGCCGCGTAGTCCTTGGCGATCCGCTCGATCAGCGCGGACCATTTCTTTTCCTCTTCCTGCGGATGGGTGACCAGCCATCCGGCGCAGTACTTCGCGTCCGCATCGTAGCGTTCGTAGAAGGCGGAGCCGTCCTTGCGGGCGCCGGAAATGACGAACCATTTCTCCGTCTTCCGCTTGTAGGTGATGGTTCGGCCCGGCTCGATGAGGGCGGCCTCCCAGCGCTTCGCCACGTCGCCGATGCCATCGATGTTGAAGGAACCCCAGGTGATCAGTTCGGCCTTTCCGTCCGCGGAGCGGAACGCCTGGCCGCCGCCATTGTCCGGCGGGCGTTGCGCCGTCATCCCGGGTGGCACCGGCAGCACCATGCCGAAGCGTGCGTTCCGGTAGGTCTGCCAACCGTCCTTCTCCGCGGTGAGCGGGATGGAAGGCCCGCCGCCGTCGGGCTGCGCGGAGGACATCAGCGGGAATGCGGCGAGGATGATGGCTGCGGAAATGGAGGCACGTTCTGGAAGTGCGGCTTTCATCCCTCCACCATACCCCCTTGCTGGCGGGAATGAAGTGAGATCTTCATTCCCTTTTTGTCCCATCCTCACTCGAAACCGGGGACTCCCTTGCGGATGGTCTCGGAGAATGTGGCGGGATCCGGATTCGCAAGCGCGGCGGGGTTGATGTGGCTGCGCTGCTTCAGCTCGGGGAAGGGGAGGGATTTGTCGAAGATGCCCAGTTCGTTGAGCGCCTCGTCCAGCTTGCCGTTGGCGAGGATGCGCCAGTCCAGCGAGTGGCGTTCCTCCGTGGTGATCTGTCCGCGCACGGCGGTGGTGCAGTTCGCGGTGATGGCGTTGTACCAGGCGGGGCGCGCCTGGAAGCGGTTGATGGAGTCCAGATACTCCGCGAAGCGCATGCGGGTCGTGGTTTCCTTGATCTTGAGGCGGTAGAGGAAGACATCCTCGCCCTTGCGGAAGTTGGTGCGCAGGCGGATGACATCGCTCTCCGCGCCGACGATGTAGATCAGCTCGTATTGCTTGTAGAGGCTGGTCAGCACGTCATACGTCTCGCCTTTTTCCCGGCGGCTCTCGATGGAGAATGCCACGTGACCTTCGTCCCCGAAGTCGAAGCTGAAGATGGGGTGGCCCACCAGGGTACGGCCACCCCAGTAGGTCATGAAGAAGTCCATGTGCTTCAGCTTGGACAGGTGGAACTGTTTCGTCTCCCATTTTTCGATGGGCGTGCCGTCCGGCTGGTAGTCGAAGTTGCGGAAGTTCGTGAAAGTCACCAGATCCCCCTCGATGGTCACGCCGGGGACGTTGGCGGATTCCACCTCCCAGTCGCGGTCGTTCGACGGCTTCTTGAGCAGCCATGGCACCAGCACCGCCAGGAACATGAGCAGCCACCCGGCGAAGCGCAGCCGCAGCTTCCGGGACCGAGTGACGGCAAAGGCCAGCAGGATCACCCAGAACACGGCCAGCAGTCCGTTGCCGACGCCTGGCAGCGGCCCGTCGAACCAGATGGCCCCCACGGTCCACAGGGTGACCGGGAACAGGATGAAGACGAGCAGGGCGCCGGATAGATTTCTTAGCATGGCCATGGGTGTGGGTGCGTGTAGGGATTTATTTCGCCGGGGTGGCCGGCGCGGGGTTCAGCAGGGCCTCCACCGCCAGCTCCACGAAGGAGCCGGGGGCACCGGTGAAGCTGACCTTCCGCTCCGCATCCAGGACATAGATCAGCGGCCAGTGGCCGATGCGGTACTCCGCGGAAAGCTTGTTCTCCGGATCGCTGAAATTCCGGAAGCGCACGGTGCCGTCCGCCTGGAAGCCACGCAGTTGCTCGAGAGGGTCATTGTTCACGCCCAGCACGACCACCGGCTGGCCCTGGAATTTCTCCTGCAGGCCGTTGGCGAACTCAACCACCCGGTTGGCTTCCGAGATGTTGCTGTTCCAGAACATCAGTACGACGATCTTTCCCTTCTGCTCGGAAAGCGTCAGCGCGCGTCCTGCGGAGTCCGTCCCCTGCAGGTCCGGTGCCACCCGGCCTTTCGTCAGGTAACGGATGATGTAAAGCTCGTCCGCGGCGATGCGGGAAACGCTGGTGCCGCCGATCTCGACGTCCGCGGAATCGATGATGGCTTTCTTGATCGCGGTCAGGCGGCGGGCCATCAGCTCCGGCGTGTCACCGGAGTTTTTCAGCACCATGGCCGTGGCCAGGGAGGCCACCCCCTGGATCTTCTTGTCCGGGTTCGTGGCGATGATCTTTTCCAGCAGGGCGAGGGTGCCCGGGTCATTCCCCGCCGTCAGCGCGAAGCACATGGGGGTGAGGTCCGGGCTTTTCAGGTGGTGCTGCTCCACCGCCTCGCGGATGGCCTTGGTCTCCTGGGCATAGGCCGGGCCGGGCAGGCCGTCCTCCTTGCGGATGATGAGGTTGGAAGCCAGGCTGAGGAACCAGGAGGCCGGCTCCAGCGTCCATCCTTCCTT comes from the Luteolibacter sp. SL250 genome and includes:
- a CDS encoding cupin domain-containing protein — translated: MPPFCRAGDHQRHGKRAVPRESGIPCRKTERAGAGFATKLWMLFPKPRTAAKVRRAERRHRRITVNLVELAQRLKDARLQRGLTLDEVSERSGLAKGLLSKVENFRVTPTLITLSKLTEALGLKLSDLLDGLDEKPSISVVRRGERQIIERNRAQTDDPRLNNYYESLVARGADRVMEPFEIRVPANGGRQEALQHEGEEFLMVLEGEVKFLFGDEIIALKEGDSIYFDAEANHRLYNDTAEDARVVSVMCFGGRSRR
- a CDS encoding phosphodiester glycosidase family protein produces the protein MKTRGSEWTLMASLAAWLLITEAGAQTTLTQPLVGQFGDAGNIVGSASAVPGNDLASFNTAMSAAFGASAGGVFDFPSTTAITANTTVLRGTTASKDFQVTFSRGMQAFNNGATYTASSGTRGTTTNSTPGDYSMSFGPVRGVPGGETLESNFVSGVGFVAMSRTNAAADGNVFPLDLRATATFSDGSTEVVTSGLSGTRGENVFFGFTAPSGLAVQGIQLEAFQSGTTVPVSARIGLDDIGLIISETPFRFTVITPENSYLLPGADFIFGVESPVEIHAGNVTLMLDGQDATSRLSFGGTPQAREISITGLTPGNDHEAIVTIDAGGNTLVRTYRFTTREPAPEIAAVTRNGSYLHPAAHFEFTVRPYPGLSIAPADVTLSLNGTPANGRLSFGGTPGNLEASISGLVPHQSYHATITSSSAHGLSTTRTYHFHTLGTPLALSDTGGFTDNSIYPTGDFQPTTHGSSIWQPQVGANQALIINTGEPGYEKVLRRPQGGGARADYLYFPPLADGVLKVAFDARVSEAGHRTLDIAVMPDSTNNTLMAGFLQFGLTPNKISYFDNTNYYAIDDSNLDTEWHHYELIHHYSGPNARTYDLYIDGTLTGWRIPWRNGFDGPLARLRIQTIAVPGGASPGVVDIDNIVITASPLEVTPIAAPVTTTQLGQGVVYKKFTHSNLFSSKQNVFVTEINLNDPSPRLAFPHANGSLRTVPQFAGTVSGAVAAINGQFFNGSGSIQYFKAGGTLINPTDNAQDQQAVTDDGLGTPNSVRMVQKPGDGWESLDDANIMSTGPWLFRDGVRWTDYDPGDTDFASVRHPRTAAAWTYDNRLLLIAVDGRTSASAGMTIPELQTYIDSLGWIKYATNYDGGGSTTLWSNAGGGTVMNVPASDPLRPVANAIAVTAAPVASPATPASVAAVEGEAQVSLYWQLSSGATSYEIRRAESVDGPYEAIANPANTWFTDTNITPGSRYFYIIIAKNSAGESIGTAPLGTGAPDGAPLVPSVAISITSGTVNLTFGTESGRSYQLQRSTDLKPSGWDNIGDPVPGTGSPILLQDASADPAAFYRIFID
- a CDS encoding right-handed parallel beta-helix repeat-containing protein, with product MQNPSCVVLSVLLAGSALAADFHVSPAGSGTKDGGSAANAAPGASASALFNDTLQAGDRLLFSAGDYHGLSLNLAKGGTEEKPKVILGAPGAVFSSNWTIEKPDKGATAITLAPGLSHVVFKDLSVRNYCFVVRANPAKDAPRSGLVFDNLDMQQMRHGFYLSDCDDLVFTGCDMKRYSKHGFRFEQGCDRVKVSKCTADCSEGDAVWETKTEVFTFGFLLNNGGEPNTSFVFEDCLATNNIKSNQTVKYTNGDGFVAEGNSQDVTYTRCRALRNQDGGFDLKVKDVKLTDCIATGHRRDFRLWHNATLKNCFGGWSQTGLWTKGGPVILDNCTFIGHRHASVEIEDKAPGPLTLNNCLLVTGDAKVGAAIGKYDGTGTVVVKTAEEAGISSPNPAWDGQGPAMNSTKHPGKGYRAVR
- a CDS encoding DUF4105 domain-containing protein, whose translation is MLRNLSGALLVFILFPVTLWTVGAIWFDGPLPGVGNGLLAVFWVILLAFAVTRSRKLRLRFAGWLLMFLAVLVPWLLKKPSNDRDWEVESANVPGVTIEGDLVTFTNFRNFDYQPDGTPIEKWETKQFHLSKLKHMDFFMTYWGGRTLVGHPIFSFDFGDEGHVAFSIESRREKGETYDVLTSLYKQYELIYIVGAESDVIRLRTNFRKGEDVFLYRLKIKETTTRMRFAEYLDSINRFQARPAWYNAITANCTTAVRGQITTEERHSLDWRILANGKLDEALNELGIFDKSLPFPELKQRSHINPAALANPDPATFSETIRKGVPGFE
- a CDS encoding redoxin domain-containing protein produces the protein MHRLPSIPLLISLLSLPLCGLSHAQPAAAELVEKEYQASMEKWALELRLAETPEARAAAVAKRPDPHAAAKRMWAAIGGSLKEGWTLEPASWFLSLASNLIIRKEDGLPGPAYAQETKAIREAVEQHHLKSPDLTPMCFALTAGNDPGTLALLEKIIATNPDKKIQGVASLATAMVLKNSGDTPELMARRLTAIKKAIIDSADVEIGGTSVSRIAADELYIIRYLTKGRVAPDLQGTDSAGRALTLSEQKGKIVVLMFWNSNISEANRVVEFANGLQEKFQGQPVVVLGVNNDPLEQLRGFQADGTVRFRNFSDPENKLSAEYRIGHWPLIYVLDAERKVSFTGAPGSFVELAVEALLNPAPATPAK